The sequence ttcatcaatTTGTACAAAACAGCGGTGAAGAATTGGAGCAGCTCCAATTTATTTAAATGCATTATGACATGCACCTTTTCAACAGAAGGaagtttttatatggccttgcTTCTCTTATTTTCGCAAACACGGCCTTTTATTTCATTGCGTACTTTTATCTAAGAAAACTAGCTTATTATTTTTCAGTCCACATTGCCAGAAATTAACCTAACGAATACGTTCAGTTTCAAATAATAGAACATAAGAAACTGTCAACACCACCAATGAATTCGCAAAGAGACAGTATTCCTTTGCTCTGtcaaaatacattaaaaagcGTGCAACTTTTTCAATTGGGCTATCAAAAAAAATAGTGTGAAACTCTATCAGGGCATAATTAAGAAAGCAATAAAATTCTTACAGGTCAGACGTTTAAAGTAACACAGAATGATTAAAATTCCATTAGATAAAAAACTACTACTTAGTCATATTTTCGATGCATTTTTATAATAAACATGTTCAACCCCCTGGGTTAATCATTATTGTTTGAAAGTAAAGTAGTTCTACTTAATTACCTTAAATTTCTATACAGCAGTATATAAAGGGTGACAGGGTATAAAATATCAGAACATTACGCTGATAGTTTCAGAGGTATGTAGAGCTTGGTATTCGTTCTTTCTGTTGAATTCTGAATAAAACAGATGGGACACATCTTATGATTATTAACTATCagttttaatacatttttatttttagatgaagTTACTTCACCTGGTACTGTTTTGGGGGTTTGCTGCCTTTTTATGTGCAGGTAAACCAACATTTTTTGTTCTATGATTAACTTTCACATAAAGTGAAGTTCACaacaaaaaagtcaaaatttaTTTCCGctctatgaaataaaaaaaattaatgattaTAATTATTCTAGAACATGAAATAAAAGTTGaagatgataatgatgatgattcaGACTTAAAGATAGAGGACAAGCTAGATACAACAGATGAAGAAGTTACAGATAAAGACATGCATCCTGAAGAAATAAATGATGGTTTGTATTTTTCTTCATTAttcgttgtgttttttttggcaattttaccgtttgtataaaaatatttttattgtatctTTTATTTATCGCGGACGAAGAAGAAAATGATATTGAAAACAGCGACAGCCCCGTTAAAAGCAAAGATGGTGAGGAACAAGGTAAATTTGATGTCtctataacttttaaaacttgGGTTTTTAAATTAACTATTTACTTTAATATAAATTCTCTTTTAGATCCTGTTGCCTGGATTTCACGACGTAGACGTCGAAGATCTTCTCGTCGTCGAAGAAGACCTTCATTTCGACGACGAAAATTATTCCCCCTACGACGATATCCCTTTC is a genomic window of Hydractinia symbiolongicarpus strain clone_291-10 chromosome 14, HSymV2.1, whole genome shotgun sequence containing:
- the LOC130625101 gene encoding uncharacterized protein LOC130625101; protein product: MEEMEDVQCLIDASGAKRTCKFLACLLQKTKRILGKRKGGITTIDFFSDGLHYRSTYALKVLIMLCHFGFTLYILLKGILSRRSCKKHFIIERRKTPLQIIFNCQGFRTAQMEFQIIEHKKLSTPPMNSQRDSIPLLCQNTLKSGIKYQNITLIVSEMKLLHLVLFWGFAAFLCAEHEIKVEDDNDDDSDLKIEDKLDTTDEEVTDKDMHPEEINDEENDIENSDSPVKSKDGEEQDPVAWISRRRRRRSSRRRRRPSFRRRKLFPLRRYPFRRRYPYRQRFIYRRRFHFGI